In Leptospira harrisiae, a genomic segment contains:
- a CDS encoding DUF4416 family protein, with the protein MPQEILERPPGASFFVILSYQEEGILFELKAIAEKRFSKILYESVLLPKWIPDETEKEFAYPGRFTKVLSFKQRIHREELVEKKKECLEFQSLLQKKDQSVLLIPGYVTSHNIVIAKSKDDFHRTYLFQGVYGETVYFFSRSQLVVAESAQNYFREREVSYFFNTLRESYEFNKFKS; encoded by the coding sequence ATGCCTCAAGAGATTTTAGAAAGACCACCGGGAGCTTCGTTTTTTGTCATTCTTTCCTACCAAGAGGAAGGAATTCTTTTTGAGCTGAAGGCAATAGCGGAAAAACGTTTTTCTAAAATTCTCTATGAATCTGTTTTACTTCCTAAATGGATACCTGATGAAACAGAAAAGGAATTTGCTTATCCGGGACGGTTTACAAAAGTTCTTTCTTTCAAACAAAGAATTCATAGAGAAGAACTGGTAGAAAAAAAGAAAGAGTGTTTGGAATTTCAATCACTTCTACAAAAAAAAGACCAGAGTGTTCTTCTTATCCCAGGATACGTAACTTCGCATAACATTGTGATTGCGAAATCTAAGGATGATTTTCACCGCACTTATTTGTTCCAAGGGGTTTACGGAGAAACGGTTTATTTTTTTTCCAGAAGCCAACTCGTGGTGGCTGAATCGGCACAAAACTACTTCAGAGAAAGAGAAGTGAGTTATTTTTTTAACACCTTAAGGGAATCCTATGAGTTCAATAAATTCAAATCTTGA
- a CDS encoding ClpP family protease — MPEEETPEKEITETIQDLISDKNMGKKFLEKRKIFLWGPVTDESSKELTAKLMYLEMVDPGKPITFYINSPGGVVTSGLVVYDTMQMISSPVHTVCMGMAASMGSILLIGGKKGNRYIWPNGRVMIHQPSIGGQIQAPATDLLIHAQDIVKTKEKLNQMLAEACGKTYEQLVEDTDRDYYMDADQALAYGIVDKIVNTIDVV, encoded by the coding sequence ATGCCAGAAGAAGAAACACCAGAAAAAGAAATCACCGAAACCATCCAAGATCTCATTAGCGACAAAAACATGGGTAAGAAATTCCTGGAAAAACGGAAAATCTTTCTCTGGGGTCCTGTCACTGACGAATCCTCTAAGGAACTCACAGCCAAACTTATGTATTTGGAAATGGTAGATCCTGGAAAACCAATTACGTTTTATATCAATAGCCCCGGTGGTGTTGTCACCTCTGGACTAGTCGTTTATGACACCATGCAGATGATTTCCTCACCTGTTCATACAGTGTGTATGGGGATGGCAGCTTCTATGGGTTCCATCCTTCTCATTGGAGGAAAAAAAGGGAATCGTTACATCTGGCCTAACGGTCGTGTGATGATCCACCAACCTTCGATTGGAGGACAAATCCAAGCTCCTGCTACAGATTTACTCATCCATGCGCAAGACATTGTCAAAACTAAAGAAAAACTCAATCAAATGTTAGCTGAGGCTTGTGGCAAAACCTACGAACAATTGGTGGAAGACACTGATCGCGATTATTATATGGATGCCGACCAAGCTTTGGCTTACGGGATTGTAGATAAGATCGTAAACACAATTGACGTCGTCTAA
- a CDS encoding TldD/PmbA family protein, whose product MDRISIEKRLNDQKDLLSNLVKKAKTNGIDQVEIYSSYGYSEDVSLEKNDLNNCTATEENMFGIRVIHEGNQGFIISNHIPSLYESIEEAYSLAKSQSTPDFDLDLPEPESIQNHFNQYDVSLDTMGIEDLVNSAKEALGWRNDLYPKVNIDSGDFSLSKGYKLIVSSKGVMAHELGAELSASVMGMGVDGDLVGSFDYDSASGFDKNQFQTLWKKAFMNFGDKCMGALYAKPISGFQGKVLLPPEAVYSFFLGLFIGSLNGTSLRKGKSKMAGKLGEKVASPLLSIWDDPTNSSFMGSTGFDREGLPTSKKSVLTAGVLETYFYNTYEAKKAGLKKSNGSATGGAQSLPGCGPKQLQIAPGTSAKDEFFKLPGKTLFVNRISGTKDGASGDFSGVIKGGYLLENGEKIPVREVQIVGNAFEALGQIEAISKEGELLGESSFVPYMLLDGFTITGVTEE is encoded by the coding sequence ATGGATCGTATTTCGATTGAAAAACGTTTGAACGACCAAAAGGATTTACTTTCTAATTTAGTCAAAAAAGCCAAAACCAATGGGATCGACCAGGTGGAGATTTATTCCAGTTACGGTTACTCAGAAGATGTTAGTTTAGAAAAAAATGACTTAAATAACTGCACGGCCACTGAAGAAAATATGTTTGGAATCCGTGTGATTCATGAGGGAAACCAAGGTTTTATCATCTCCAACCATATTCCTAGCCTTTACGAGTCCATTGAGGAAGCCTATAGTTTGGCTAAAAGCCAATCCACTCCTGATTTTGATTTGGACCTACCTGAACCAGAATCCATCCAAAATCATTTCAACCAATATGATGTTTCCTTAGATACTATGGGAATTGAAGATTTGGTGAATTCTGCCAAAGAAGCTCTCGGCTGGAGAAATGATCTCTATCCCAAGGTCAATATTGACTCAGGCGATTTTTCGCTTAGCAAAGGTTATAAACTCATTGTTTCTTCCAAGGGTGTGATGGCCCATGAACTCGGTGCAGAACTTTCTGCCTCTGTGATGGGAATGGGTGTGGACGGGGACCTCGTCGGAAGTTTTGATTATGATTCTGCCAGTGGGTTTGATAAAAACCAGTTCCAAACTCTATGGAAAAAAGCTTTTATGAATTTTGGAGACAAATGTATGGGGGCGTTGTATGCAAAACCGATCTCTGGATTTCAAGGAAAAGTTTTACTTCCTCCCGAAGCCGTGTATTCCTTTTTTCTTGGTCTCTTCATTGGATCTTTAAATGGGACAAGCCTAAGAAAAGGTAAATCCAAAATGGCGGGTAAGTTAGGCGAAAAAGTGGCCTCCCCTCTTTTATCCATTTGGGATGATCCAACAAACAGTAGTTTCATGGGTTCCACTGGGTTTGACCGCGAAGGTCTTCCTACCTCTAAAAAATCAGTGCTGACAGCGGGAGTTTTAGAAACCTATTTTTATAATACCTATGAGGCAAAAAAAGCGGGTCTTAAAAAATCCAATGGATCTGCCACAGGCGGTGCCCAAAGCCTTCCGGGATGTGGCCCCAAACAATTACAAATTGCCCCAGGTACATCCGCAAAAGATGAATTTTTTAAACTTCCAGGAAAAACTCTATTTGTGAACCGAATTTCGGGAACTAAAGATGGAGCTTCTGGTGATTTTTCGGGAGTGATCAAAGGTGGATACCTTTTAGAAAATGGAGAAAAGATCCCAGTCCGGGAAGTCCAGATTGTCGGGAACGCCTTCGAGGCACTAGGCCAAATTGAAGCAATTTCCAAAGAAGGAGAACTTTTGGGAGAATCGTCTTTTGTTCCGTATATGTTACTAGATGGATTTACCATCACAGGGGTAACAGAAGAATAA
- a CDS encoding glycosyltransferase family 2 protein: MSSLETPLVSIILPTFNRKRIVDRAIQSVISQTYPHWELHIVDDGSTDDTWKDLLSKLPRWKGELSSFGRNKKSIQVHQTEHRGVSATRNFGVEKASGEWIAFLDSDDAWYPEKLSKQIEFHKSHPELFFSQTREVWNKKGNLMEPKGKYQKRSGMFLKESLELCMVTSSSFLAHKQTLGEIGLFRTELPVCEDYDLWNRILLAGHSIGLIEENLMVRYGGHEDQLSNKYLALERFRLYSLLLTKEEFRENGKWDLLEPQAKLLFRNAIKSRIDTILQGRSKRGKDTEWIENLLTDFLSETPISKKNLESLLVDGLFESERT, translated from the coding sequence ATGAGCTCCCTTGAAACACCACTTGTTTCCATCATCCTTCCCACGTTTAACCGAAAGAGAATTGTGGACCGAGCGATACAATCGGTAATCAGCCAAACCTATCCACATTGGGAACTGCATATTGTGGATGATGGATCCACTGATGATACTTGGAAAGATCTTCTTTCTAAACTACCTCGGTGGAAAGGGGAACTATCTTCCTTTGGTAGGAATAAAAAATCCATCCAAGTCCACCAAACAGAACACAGGGGAGTGAGTGCTACCAGAAACTTTGGAGTCGAAAAAGCCAGTGGCGAGTGGATTGCATTTTTAGATTCAGATGATGCGTGGTATCCCGAGAAACTTTCCAAACAAATCGAATTTCATAAATCCCATCCTGAATTGTTCTTTTCCCAAACGAGGGAGGTTTGGAACAAAAAAGGAAATTTAATGGAACCCAAAGGAAAATACCAGAAACGTTCCGGTATGTTTTTAAAAGAATCCTTGGAACTCTGTATGGTGACCTCTTCCAGTTTTTTGGCTCACAAACAAACCTTAGGTGAAATCGGACTTTTTCGCACCGAACTACCTGTTTGTGAAGATTATGATTTATGGAACCGAATTCTTTTGGCGGGACATTCCATTGGGCTAATCGAGGAAAACTTAATGGTTCGTTATGGTGGCCATGAGGACCAACTTTCAAATAAGTATCTAGCTCTCGAAAGATTTCGTTTGTATTCGCTACTACTTACAAAAGAGGAATTTAGAGAAAATGGAAAATGGGATTTATTAGAACCGCAGGCAAAGTTACTTTTCCGAAATGCGATCAAGTCTAGGATAGACACCATCCTCCAAGGTCGATCCAAACGAGGAAAAGATACAGAATGGATAGAGAACTTACTTACCGATTTTTTATCGGAAACACCAATTTCGAAAAAGAATTTAGAATCATTGTTAGTTGATGGTTTG
- a CDS encoding FtsB family cell division protein: protein MTPTKASLLVMYICAGLYLGLLSDSGIAERMRLEKELQNLNAEVERLVVENQGLEEKERRLKNDAYALEQEARKYYLLSETAHVLKFEESISQSPEKPKVIPAATLRTAGLSGEWKEPPLFLLRFFFISFSVFLILGVYFKLKRLQPMSNHKRLN, encoded by the coding sequence ATGACACCAACCAAAGCCTCCCTACTCGTAATGTATATTTGCGCTGGTCTCTACCTTGGACTTTTGTCCGATTCAGGGATTGCCGAACGTATGCGCCTCGAGAAAGAGTTACAAAATCTCAATGCGGAAGTAGAGAGGCTTGTGGTCGAAAACCAAGGGTTGGAAGAGAAAGAACGCCGCCTAAAAAATGATGCTTATGCCTTGGAACAGGAAGCAAGGAAGTATTACCTACTTTCTGAAACGGCACATGTATTGAAATTTGAAGAATCAATCTCGCAATCACCAGAAAAACCAAAGGTGATTCCTGCTGCGACATTACGTACTGCGGGACTCAGTGGGGAATGGAAAGAACCACCCCTCTTTTTATTACGTTTCTTTTTTATTTCTTTCAGTGTTTTCCTGATTCTAGGCGTTTACTTCAAGCTGAAACGCTTGCAACCTATGTCTAATCACAAAAGACTGAATTAA
- the eno gene encoding phosphopyruvate hydratase encodes MSQKDSIRSVKAREIMDSRGNPTVEVDVTLEDGSFGRAAVPSGASTGEHEAVELRDGDKKRYSGKGVLKAVENVNSKISKFILGLSATNQLLIDGTMISLDGTANKSKLGANALLGVSMAVAKAAAVHTGLPLYRYIGGTFARELPVPMMNIINGGAHADNNIDFQEFMILPVSAPNFREALRMGAEVFHSLKSVLKGKGLNTAVGDEGGFAPNLTSNSEAIEVILTAIEKAGYKPDLDIKIGLDCAASEFYDEKKKKYVLKAEKKPEKTAEELVEYYSNLVSKYPIITMEDGLDENDWTGWKKLSEKLGKKIQLVGDDLFVTNIKKLAQGIEKGIGNSILIKVNQIGTLTETLSAIEMAKKAQYTAVVSHRSGETEDSTISHIAVATNSGQIKTGSLSRTDRIAKYNELLRIEEELGKNATYSGVNTFYNLR; translated from the coding sequence ATGTCCCAAAAAGATAGCATTCGTTCCGTCAAAGCCCGAGAAATCATGGATTCCAGAGGAAATCCAACTGTTGAAGTGGATGTCACTCTAGAAGACGGTTCCTTTGGTCGTGCAGCGGTTCCCTCTGGTGCGTCAACTGGTGAACACGAAGCAGTCGAACTTCGTGACGGTGATAAAAAAAGATATTCCGGAAAAGGTGTACTAAAAGCTGTAGAAAATGTAAATTCTAAAATCTCTAAATTCATCTTAGGCCTTTCGGCAACAAACCAATTACTCATTGATGGAACTATGATCTCTCTGGATGGAACTGCCAATAAATCTAAGTTAGGTGCCAATGCGCTTCTTGGAGTTTCAATGGCTGTGGCAAAAGCCGCTGCGGTACATACTGGCCTTCCACTATACCGTTATATCGGTGGAACTTTTGCTCGTGAACTTCCTGTGCCTATGATGAATATCATCAATGGTGGAGCTCACGCTGACAATAACATCGACTTTCAAGAATTTATGATTCTACCAGTCTCTGCTCCCAACTTTCGCGAAGCCCTTCGTATGGGTGCCGAAGTGTTCCATAGTTTGAAGTCCGTTCTGAAAGGAAAAGGTCTAAATACTGCTGTGGGTGATGAAGGTGGATTTGCTCCTAACCTAACTAGCAATAGCGAAGCCATTGAGGTGATCCTCACTGCCATTGAAAAGGCTGGATACAAACCAGACCTGGACATCAAAATCGGTTTGGACTGCGCAGCCTCTGAGTTCTACGATGAGAAAAAAAAGAAGTATGTTCTAAAAGCCGAGAAAAAACCAGAAAAGACTGCCGAAGAACTCGTAGAATACTACTCAAATTTAGTGTCGAAGTATCCGATCATTACCATGGAAGACGGTCTGGATGAAAACGATTGGACAGGCTGGAAAAAACTTTCCGAAAAACTGGGGAAAAAGATCCAACTTGTGGGGGATGATTTGTTCGTAACCAATATCAAAAAACTCGCACAAGGGATCGAAAAAGGGATTGGTAACTCCATTCTCATCAAAGTGAACCAAATTGGAACTCTCACAGAAACCCTCAGTGCCATTGAAATGGCAAAAAAAGCTCAGTACACTGCAGTTGTGTCTCACAGGTCTGGGGAAACAGAAGATTCTACTATTTCCCATATCGCTGTAGCAACCAACTCCGGCCAGATCAAAACAGGATCACTCAGCAGAACTGACCGAATTGCAAAATACAACGAACTCCTTCGTATCGAAGAAGAACTCGGTAAAAATGCCACTTATAGCGGAGTAAATACTTTTTACAACCTAAGGTAA
- a CDS encoding TldD/PmbA family protein, whose translation MRNLLKECLAEESGFVELRYHHKESRSFHAERGRVESTALRKRTGVGVRVLEAGTWGFASTSEISKSSIQNAIQVAKKAARLSSALRKDKIPHLPKANFAIGDFIGKGIEDFRNRTVEEKLKLVLDIQNAAAKQSTKLQSVGCGYSEIYEEKAIVTTDGADSFFSMVRPEFRVSAVAKEDGKMESGSHSIGVTGGWDCLFRSQSPTEISDEACKTAVDLLSSSLPDGGLSTVILSPSIVGLLVHEAIGHTVEADFVLSGSVAQGKIGHRVGSDLVTLCDSGYSEYYEGAGGSIPVDDEGVIPTNTVIIKNGILSSYLHNRETAERFGVAPTGSARAWEYGDVPLIRMRNTFLVPGESSLEEMIANTKDGYYLDGAKNGQADATGEFMFAVQKAYRIQNGKITELLKGVTVSGLAFDVLQNVDMVSKEFKWDLGSGHCGKGQPAKVDAGGPYVRTKVLLGGK comes from the coding sequence ATGCGGAACCTATTAAAAGAATGTTTGGCCGAAGAGTCCGGATTTGTCGAACTAAGATACCATCATAAAGAAAGTCGTTCCTTTCATGCAGAAAGAGGCAGAGTGGAATCCACTGCCTTACGAAAAAGAACCGGTGTGGGTGTTCGTGTTTTAGAAGCGGGAACTTGGGGTTTTGCTTCCACAAGCGAAATTTCCAAATCATCCATTCAAAATGCCATCCAAGTAGCAAAAAAAGCTGCTCGCCTATCCTCTGCTTTGCGAAAAGATAAAATTCCCCATTTGCCAAAGGCCAATTTTGCTATTGGTGATTTTATTGGAAAAGGAATTGAGGACTTCCGTAACCGCACAGTTGAAGAAAAATTAAAACTTGTCCTCGACATCCAAAATGCGGCAGCCAAACAATCCACAAAACTCCAATCCGTAGGTTGTGGGTATTCTGAAATTTATGAAGAAAAAGCCATTGTGACTACAGATGGAGCTGATAGTTTTTTTAGTATGGTAAGGCCCGAATTTCGAGTCTCTGCTGTAGCCAAAGAAGATGGAAAAATGGAATCCGGTTCCCATTCGATTGGAGTGACCGGTGGTTGGGACTGTCTTTTTCGTTCCCAGTCTCCCACAGAGATTTCTGACGAAGCCTGTAAAACAGCTGTGGATTTACTTTCCAGTTCTCTCCCTGACGGGGGGCTTTCCACTGTGATTTTATCCCCATCGATTGTGGGATTACTGGTTCACGAAGCCATTGGTCATACCGTAGAGGCAGACTTCGTTCTCTCTGGTTCTGTGGCCCAAGGAAAAATTGGACATAGGGTTGGTTCCGACTTAGTTACGTTATGCGACTCAGGATATTCAGAATATTACGAAGGAGCCGGCGGATCAATTCCCGTGGATGATGAAGGAGTGATTCCTACAAATACTGTGATCATTAAAAATGGAATTTTATCCTCTTACCTCCATAACCGAGAAACTGCAGAACGATTTGGTGTGGCACCTACGGGTTCTGCCAGGGCTTGGGAATATGGTGATGTTCCGCTCATTCGTATGCGAAATACATTTCTTGTGCCAGGGGAATCCAGTTTGGAAGAAATGATCGCAAACACAAAAGACGGATACTATTTGGATGGTGCCAAAAATGGCCAAGCGGATGCGACGGGTGAATTTATGTTTGCCGTTCAAAAAGCCTACCGCATCCAAAATGGAAAAATCACAGAACTTTTGAAAGGTGTGACAGTATCTGGACTTGCCTTTGATGTATTACAAAATGTAGATATGGTTTCCAAAGAATTCAAATGGGATTTGGGTTCGGGGCACTGTGGCAAAGGACAACCAGCTAAAGTAGATGCCGGTGGACCCTATGTTCGCACAAAAGTATTATTAGGTGGTAAATAA
- a CDS encoding YheT family hydrolase, with amino-acid sequence MTSSNREFKPRRFLEGRHLQTVYNVLFPPDNTLEDEYYSESILIPTNDGSGDLLWLEHNPPLSQVRKNASKWNGHYLLLIHGMEGSSESHYMVSVGQEALNRGYGVIRMNLRNCGRGLGIAKKPYNAGQSEDLDAVLKYIYKHFTRSIFVSGFSLSANMVIKFFGEKREHYSKAFSATSPPLDLKRSCDFIDSRAGNFYRDHFLDTMKEKVTSGVYEISDKMKERVLRSKSFFDFDDFFTAPISGYANVLEYYNICSSVKYLGGIKVPGLIVHAEDDPVVPSEVWHEIRWKTYPLLQTVLTEKGGHVGFISDPSPDNPEGRWLPRILLDFFDSQIKS; translated from the coding sequence TTGACGTCGTCTAACAGAGAATTCAAACCTAGAAGATTTTTAGAAGGTAGGCATTTACAAACTGTCTACAACGTACTTTTTCCTCCAGACAATACTCTAGAGGATGAGTATTATTCAGAGAGTATCCTCATTCCCACAAACGATGGGTCTGGGGATCTCCTTTGGTTAGAACACAATCCCCCTCTCTCCCAAGTTCGAAAAAATGCCTCTAAGTGGAACGGACATTATTTACTCCTCATTCACGGAATGGAAGGCAGTTCGGAATCACATTATATGGTAAGTGTTGGTCAAGAAGCACTAAACCGTGGTTATGGGGTAATTCGAATGAATTTACGTAACTGTGGCCGTGGCCTTGGGATCGCTAAAAAACCTTACAATGCCGGCCAATCGGAAGACTTGGATGCTGTCTTAAAGTACATATATAAACATTTTACAAGATCTATATTTGTTTCTGGATTTTCATTGTCCGCCAATATGGTGATTAAATTTTTTGGAGAAAAAAGGGAACATTATTCAAAAGCCTTTTCGGCAACATCCCCTCCTTTGGATTTAAAACGAAGTTGTGACTTTATTGATTCCCGCGCTGGAAATTTTTACCGGGATCATTTTTTGGATACCATGAAAGAAAAGGTAACCTCAGGGGTTTATGAAATCTCAGATAAAATGAAAGAGAGAGTTTTACGCAGTAAATCTTTTTTTGATTTTGATGATTTCTTTACTGCACCAATTTCTGGTTATGCGAATGTATTGGAATACTATAATATTTGTTCGAGTGTAAAATACTTAGGTGGTATCAAAGTTCCTGGCCTGATTGTACATGCGGAGGATGATCCTGTGGTTCCTTCCGAAGTGTGGCATGAAATTCGCTGGAAGACTTACCCACTTTTACAAACCGTTCTTACGGAAAAAGGGGGACATGTAGGTTTTATCAGTGATCCCTCTCCAGACAATCCAGAAGGAAGATGGCTTCCCCGAATCCTCCTCGATTTTTTTGATTCTCAAATTAAATCGTAA
- a CDS encoding STAS domain-containing protein, whose protein sequence is MSLDDLVVSTEKIDTVYVTKLQGNLNNFTSEKCIKSVLNSLKHGSVILDLEELNMVTTQGIIAFKTLSEEAFLHKHKIILINLPLSVRQAFLMAGVRNLFPIANNEEAAFKMASRPSR, encoded by the coding sequence ATGAGCCTAGACGACTTAGTAGTTTCCACGGAAAAAATAGACACAGTGTATGTGACCAAATTGCAGGGAAACCTAAACAACTTCACTTCTGAGAAATGTATCAAATCAGTACTCAATTCCTTAAAACATGGATCCGTCATTTTAGATCTAGAGGAGTTGAATATGGTGACCACACAAGGGATCATTGCTTTCAAAACTCTCAGTGAAGAAGCATTTCTCCACAAACACAAAATCATCTTAATCAATCTTCCGTTAAGTGTTAGACAAGCATTTTTAATGGCGGGTGTCCGTAATTTATTTCCCATAGCAAACAATGAAGAGGCAGCATTTAAAATGGCCTCGAGACCCAGTAGGTAA
- the lepA gene encoding translation elongation factor 4 has protein sequence MNERQKFTRNFSIIAHVDHGKSTLADRLLEIGLVTDQRTKKDQILDSMDIERERGITIKANNASFDYHAKDGNVYHLNLIDTPGHVDFTYEVSRSLAACEGVLLIVDASQGVEAQTLANLYLAMDLNLRIIPVINKIDLPSADIDKCKLMIEESLGLNPDEAIPISAKTGLNVLEVLESICYLLPPPVGEVDAPLKALIYDSFFDTYMGVVAKVRLYDGKLRKGEMIHMMNIGRQFTVTEVGINRLSMVACEELQAGDVGYVVAGMKKMGDAKTGDTITIANRQTSEIVKGFKDAKPMVFAGLFPINGEDFDALVDAIEKLKLNDSALTFERENSAALGFGFRVGYLGLLHMEIVQERLEREFNLALITTAPSVKFRITTTKDEVIEVDNPSKWPDPILIGKSEEPFVKATIIAPESYVGNIMSLVIEKRGIHMDTVYLSKDKLQLTYELPLAELIFEFYDKLKSYTKGYASLDYEEVGYRDSKLVRMDILVNGEPVDALSSIVHKSKAEERGRVIIEKLKDLIPRHQFMIPLQAAIGSKVVARESISALRKNVTAKCYGGDISRKKKLLEKQKEGKKRMKQIGNVEIPQEAFLSILKTGD, from the coding sequence GTGAACGAACGCCAAAAATTCACCCGCAATTTTTCCATCATCGCCCATGTCGACCATGGAAAATCCACTCTGGCGGATCGTTTGCTTGAGATTGGTCTTGTCACTGACCAAAGGACAAAAAAAGACCAAATCCTCGATTCCATGGACATCGAAAGGGAACGTGGGATTACCATCAAAGCGAACAATGCGTCCTTTGATTACCATGCCAAAGATGGAAACGTATACCACCTCAATTTAATTGATACCCCAGGCCACGTAGATTTTACGTACGAAGTGTCCCGTTCCCTTGCTGCCTGCGAAGGGGTTTTACTCATCGTAGATGCAAGCCAAGGAGTGGAAGCTCAAACTTTGGCCAATTTATATTTAGCGATGGATTTAAATCTTCGCATAATTCCTGTTATTAACAAAATCGATCTTCCTTCTGCTGATATTGACAAATGTAAACTCATGATTGAAGAATCTTTGGGCTTAAATCCCGACGAAGCCATTCCAATTTCTGCAAAAACGGGACTGAATGTACTAGAAGTGCTCGAATCCATTTGTTATTTATTACCTCCTCCTGTTGGGGAAGTAGATGCTCCTCTCAAAGCATTAATTTATGATTCCTTCTTTGACACCTATATGGGTGTGGTTGCCAAAGTGCGTTTGTATGATGGAAAACTTCGCAAAGGCGAAATGATCCATATGATGAACATTGGACGCCAATTTACAGTTACAGAAGTTGGGATCAACAGGCTTTCTATGGTAGCATGCGAAGAACTCCAAGCAGGTGACGTAGGTTATGTGGTCGCTGGGATGAAAAAGATGGGGGATGCCAAAACTGGGGATACCATTACCATTGCCAATAGACAAACGTCAGAAATTGTCAAAGGGTTTAAGGATGCAAAACCTATGGTATTTGCTGGACTTTTTCCTATCAACGGGGAAGACTTTGACGCTCTCGTAGATGCCATCGAAAAACTAAAGTTAAACGATTCAGCTCTTACCTTTGAAAGGGAAAATTCAGCAGCCCTAGGATTTGGTTTTCGGGTAGGGTATTTAGGCCTTCTCCATATGGAAATTGTTCAGGAAAGGTTAGAGCGTGAATTTAATTTAGCCCTAATCACCACAGCGCCGTCTGTAAAATTTCGAATCACAACAACCAAAGACGAAGTGATCGAAGTGGATAACCCAAGTAAGTGGCCTGATCCCATATTAATCGGAAAGTCAGAAGAACCTTTTGTCAAAGCTACCATCATTGCTCCAGAATCGTACGTCGGAAATATCATGTCTCTTGTGATCGAAAAACGAGGGATCCACATGGATACAGTTTATCTTTCGAAAGACAAACTCCAACTTACATACGAACTTCCGTTAGCTGAGCTTATTTTCGAGTTTTATGACAAACTCAAATCTTATACCAAAGGGTATGCTTCCTTGGATTATGAAGAAGTCGGGTATAGAGATTCCAAACTGGTTCGTATGGATATCCTTGTGAATGGGGAGCCGGTGGATGCACTCTCTTCCATTGTTCACAAATCAAAAGCAGAAGAAAGGGGAAGGGTCATCATTGAAAAATTAAAAGACCTCATCCCTCGCCATCAGTTTATGATTCCACTCCAAGCAGCCATTGGATCCAAAGTGGTAGCTCGGGAAAGTATTTCTGCCCTTCGTAAGAACGTAACAGCTAAGTGTTACGGTGGAGACATATCTCGTAAGAAAAAACTCCTAGAGAAACAAAAAGAAGGGAAAAAACGGATGAAGCAAATTGGAAATGTGGAAATTCCACAGGAAGCCTTCCTATCCATTTTGAAAACTGGGGACTAG
- a CDS encoding diacylglycerol/polyprenol kinase family protein — translation MNSGFNFFRKIWHVLGLIIPVTLFFDPFKDAFGLVYATRAILVTLLALFLFGLFILELVRLNHSGFENFFYKYFGFLMKESERKRFNGTVPYFFANFLVVLFFPAEVAILAILFLVIGDPFAAFVGSKYGKHRFYNGKSLEGIIGFLVPAFLFSILALFLITKSEPGSFLAIFDNQGTFLSTPIYLVFFSVIAACVTEFFANTTAKGLVDDNLLIPIVGAVVLSVLSLLYLDYTPMDFFFDPKALYIQK, via the coding sequence GTGAATTCAGGATTTAATTTTTTTCGTAAAATTTGGCATGTGCTCGGACTCATCATCCCCGTGACTCTATTTTTTGATCCCTTCAAAGATGCCTTCGGACTTGTGTACGCCACCCGGGCAATCCTTGTAACCTTACTTGCTCTTTTCCTTTTCGGATTGTTTATTTTAGAGTTAGTGCGTTTAAACCATAGTGGCTTTGAAAACTTCTTTTATAAATACTTTGGGTTCTTAATGAAAGAATCGGAAAGAAAAAGATTCAATGGAACGGTTCCATACTTTTTTGCCAACTTCCTTGTAGTTTTGTTTTTTCCTGCCGAAGTTGCCATCCTTGCGATTTTGTTTTTGGTAATAGGGGACCCGTTTGCCGCCTTTGTTGGAAGTAAGTATGGGAAACACAGATTTTATAATGGGAAGTCGCTCGAAGGAATTATTGGATTTTTAGTTCCCGCTTTTTTATTTTCCATCCTTGCTCTCTTTCTTATCACAAAATCTGAACCAGGAAGTTTTCTTGCCATCTTTGATAACCAAGGAACATTTCTTTCCACACCGATTTATCTTGTGTTCTTTTCAGTCATTGCTGCTTGTGTGACTGAATTTTTTGCAAACACAACAGCCAAAGGACTTGTGGATGATAACCTTCTCATCCCGATTGTGGGTGCGGTTGTTTTATCGGTTTTGTCTTTACTCTATTTGGATTATACACCTATGGATTTTTTCTTCGATCCTAAGGCCTTATACATTCAAAAATAA